One Novosphingobium sp. G106 DNA segment encodes these proteins:
- a CDS encoding MucR family transcriptional regulator: MADEASDPSLLELATELTIAWLSNPNTRASAEEVPSFLEKMHGAVTSLAAAPAKAEEAAPASEYAAAVTARRSLASKDHIISMIDGKPYKTLKRHLSGHGLTPAQYRERYGLKPDYPMVAENYAEMRRGLAKKIGLGRKPGTKVASKPAAKAKAPRRAKTEAAPQA; the protein is encoded by the coding sequence ATGGCCGATGAAGCTTCCGATCCCAGTCTTCTCGAACTGGCGACCGAATTGACGATCGCTTGGCTCTCCAATCCCAATACCAGAGCCTCAGCAGAAGAAGTGCCTTCCTTCCTCGAGAAGATGCATGGGGCGGTGACAAGTCTGGCCGCGGCTCCGGCCAAGGCCGAAGAGGCGGCGCCTGCGTCCGAATACGCCGCGGCGGTTACGGCGCGTCGTTCGTTGGCTTCGAAGGACCACATCATCTCGATGATCGATGGCAAGCCCTACAAGACGCTGAAGCGCCATCTGTCGGGTCATGGACTGACGCCGGCGCAGTATCGTGAGCGCTATGGCCTGAAGCCGGACTATCCGATGGTTGCGGAGAACTATGCGGAAATGCGGCGTGGTCTTGCCAAGAAGATCGGCCTTGGCCGCAAGCCTGGCACCAAGGTGGCAAGCAAGCCCGCTGCCAAAGCAAAGGCGCCGCGTCGCGCCAAGACCGAAGCAGCGCCCCAGGCCTGA
- a CDS encoding AraC family transcriptional regulator ligand-binding domain-containing protein: MTPRVRAVILTDYIEVARSVGLDPYAMLLEKRLLPKDLQNPEWSLGAGPVVSLIEDSAILSNCQEFGILMARRRSYASLGPLSLLLQHVRTPRDVIATGKEYRHLINDIISLHMETRDGAASIKCGLNCEGAEFQTMSLYMAVLFNVLRVSSGGIVASGLRAFHQV, translated from the coding sequence ATGACGCCGAGAGTGCGGGCTGTCATTCTGACCGACTACATCGAGGTAGCGCGCTCGGTCGGGCTCGATCCTTATGCGATGCTTCTGGAAAAACGACTGCTCCCCAAGGATCTCCAGAATCCCGAATGGTCGCTGGGCGCCGGCCCGGTCGTATCCCTGATCGAAGACTCGGCGATACTGTCGAACTGCCAGGAATTCGGAATTCTGATGGCGAGGCGTCGCAGCTATGCAAGCTTGGGGCCGCTCAGTCTTCTGCTCCAGCATGTTCGAACCCCACGCGATGTGATCGCCACCGGGAAAGAGTACCGCCACCTGATAAACGATATTATCAGCCTTCATATGGAGACCCGCGATGGCGCCGCTTCGATCAAATGCGGATTGAACTGCGAAGGCGCCGAGTTTCAGACAATGAGCCTGTATATGGCGGTGTTGTTCAACGTCCTTCGCGTTTCAAGCGGGGGGATCGTGGCATCCGGATTGCGTGCATTTCACCAGGTATAG
- a CDS encoding ATP-binding protein → MNDGSVNPNRSPREEVFFLDLPVAMESLETGRLALLSYLEPFALEARLINRVEVVLEELVSNVVRHAKDANNLAIEAERTGSAVLLAVEDDGPAFNPLSMPEPPSFTAIEDAMLGGQGIPLIRRLSQSVRYERRETRNRIVALITG, encoded by the coding sequence TTGAACGACGGGAGCGTGAATCCCAACCGGTCACCCCGAGAAGAAGTCTTCTTCCTCGACCTGCCGGTGGCCATGGAGTCGCTCGAAACCGGCCGGCTTGCGCTCCTGTCCTATCTCGAACCCTTCGCTCTCGAAGCGCGGCTGATCAACCGCGTCGAAGTGGTGTTGGAAGAACTGGTCAGCAATGTCGTGCGTCATGCCAAGGACGCGAACAACCTGGCAATCGAGGCCGAACGGACGGGCTCCGCGGTGCTGCTGGCGGTCGAGGACGACGGCCCCGCATTCAATCCGCTGAGCATGCCCGAACCGCCCTCGTTCACTGCCATCGAGGATGCCATGCTCGGTGGTCAGGGCATCCCCCTGATCCGCCGCCTGTCGCAGTCGGTCCGCTACGAACGCCGCGAAACGCGCAACCGGATCGTCGCGCTGATTACCGGCTAG
- a CDS encoding efflux RND transporter permease subunit produces MFLSDLSVRRPVVATVAAILLTLVGFVAFTQLSVREYPDTDPPVVSVQTVYTGANASVIENRITQPLEDLLAGVEGIETISSQSMDGRSDITIEFRAGRDIDAAANDVRDRVARGASDRPEDALAPEVRKVDTDAQPIMFFFVTSPTWDQIKLGEYVDRVVVDRLSTIDGVAQVTTQGLARPAMRVWLDPGRLSAYRLTPNDVENALRRQNVELPAGRIEAASQNVSLKVNRSFTTPADFSALVIGRGPDGYLVRLGDIARVEEAAENPYTKFRYNGKQGVGLGIVRQSGANTLEVALAAKATMAELQRELPPGVEIQIGSDSSLYIEQAIKGVWHTLLEAAALVTVVIFLFLGSWRATLIPAITVPICLLATFAVLWVLGYSINLLTLLALVLAIGLVVDDAIVVLENVHHRIEQGEPPLLAAFNGARQVGFAVIVTTLVVCAVFVPVMFLAGQTGLLFRELAAAMIAAVGISGFLALTLSPMLCSKLLKANTHSGLSARIEHILDRITDTYARSLDSSLRRWIPVAGATAVLLVVGAFLFTRVESELVPAEDTGVIEVRLSAPEGTSFAELDRSVGEAEQAIIPLVGKGGVRGMNARVPGGFGLTEDFNQSNMLVFLNHWDERSTSSQDIAQLVNRKLGTVASLRGNGVVRSSLGRGRGQPIGFVIAGTTYEGLARARDRILTAARDFPGIVNLDADYVETKPQLLIDVDRQRAGDLGISVADVSQALQTLMGSRRVSTYVRDGEEYYVIVQADDANRDTEARLDGVYVRSRSGELVPLSNLVNVHESATARQLGRFNKMRAITLQGGVAPGHSLGTALDFLETEARNSPEVLSVGYRGDSLAFKQTGGSIWAVFAITVLIIYLLLAAQFESFIHPAVIVSAVPLAVAGGVIGLWATGMTINLYSQIGVVMLVGLAAKNGILIVEYANQLRDAGASIDEAIREASARRLRPILMTSLATVAGAVPLALSHGAGAGARSAIGVVVVFGVTIATAVTLYIVPLLYRWLAPYTSSPQTISRLLRKMMRGQPKTPVPAPAE; encoded by the coding sequence ATGTTCCTTTCCGACCTTTCGGTCCGCCGGCCCGTTGTGGCGACCGTGGCGGCGATCCTGCTGACGCTCGTCGGTTTTGTCGCCTTCACGCAGCTTTCGGTGCGCGAGTATCCCGATACCGACCCGCCGGTGGTGTCGGTCCAGACGGTCTATACGGGCGCCAATGCCAGCGTGATCGAGAACCGCATCACGCAGCCGCTCGAAGACCTGCTCGCCGGGGTCGAGGGGATCGAGACGATCAGCTCGCAGTCGATGGACGGGCGTTCGGATATCACCATCGAGTTCCGCGCCGGCCGCGACATCGACGCCGCTGCCAACGACGTGCGCGACCGCGTCGCCCGCGGCGCTTCCGATCGGCCCGAAGACGCGCTCGCCCCCGAAGTGCGCAAGGTCGATACCGACGCGCAGCCGATCATGTTCTTCTTCGTCACATCGCCGACCTGGGACCAGATCAAGCTGGGCGAATATGTCGATCGCGTGGTGGTCGACCGGCTTTCGACGATCGACGGCGTCGCCCAGGTCACCACCCAGGGCCTGGCGCGTCCCGCGATGCGCGTCTGGCTCGATCCGGGCCGGCTCAGCGCCTATCGCCTGACGCCGAACGACGTGGAGAACGCACTGCGCCGGCAAAACGTAGAGCTTCCGGCCGGCCGCATCGAGGCGGCGAGCCAGAACGTCTCGCTCAAGGTCAACCGCAGCTTCACCACCCCGGCGGACTTCTCCGCGCTGGTGATCGGCCGCGGGCCCGACGGCTACCTCGTCCGCCTCGGTGACATCGCGCGGGTCGAGGAAGCGGCTGAGAACCCCTACACCAAGTTCCGCTACAACGGGAAACAGGGCGTCGGCCTTGGCATCGTGCGCCAGTCGGGCGCCAACACGCTCGAAGTCGCGCTGGCCGCCAAGGCGACGATGGCCGAACTCCAGCGCGAACTGCCGCCCGGCGTCGAAATCCAGATCGGCAGCGACAGCTCGCTCTATATCGAGCAGGCGATCAAGGGCGTCTGGCACACGCTGCTCGAAGCCGCAGCGCTGGTCACGGTCGTGATCTTCCTGTTCCTCGGCTCGTGGCGCGCGACGCTGATCCCGGCGATCACCGTGCCGATCTGCCTGCTCGCGACTTTCGCGGTGCTCTGGGTGCTCGGCTATTCGATCAACCTGCTGACACTGCTGGCGCTGGTCCTGGCGATCGGCCTCGTGGTCGACGACGCCATCGTCGTGCTGGAGAACGTCCACCACCGCATCGAGCAGGGCGAGCCGCCGCTCCTCGCCGCCTTTAACGGCGCGCGGCAGGTCGGCTTCGCCGTCATCGTGACGACCTTGGTGGTCTGCGCGGTCTTCGTGCCGGTGATGTTCCTGGCGGGCCAGACCGGCCTGCTGTTCCGCGAGCTGGCCGCGGCGATGATCGCGGCCGTCGGTATCTCCGGTTTCCTCGCGCTCACTCTGTCGCCGATGCTCTGCTCGAAGCTGCTCAAGGCCAACACGCACAGTGGGCTTTCGGCCCGGATCGAGCATATTCTCGATCGCATTACCGACACCTACGCTCGCTCACTCGATAGCAGTCTCCGGCGCTGGATACCCGTCGCGGGCGCGACCGCTGTGCTGCTGGTGGTCGGTGCCTTCCTCTTCACGCGCGTCGAAAGTGAACTGGTGCCGGCCGAGGATACGGGCGTGATTGAGGTCCGTCTGAGCGCGCCCGAGGGCACGAGTTTTGCCGAACTCGACCGCAGCGTCGGCGAGGCCGAGCAGGCGATCATCCCGCTGGTCGGCAAAGGCGGCGTGCGCGGGATGAATGCGCGCGTTCCCGGCGGCTTCGGCCTGACCGAGGATTTCAACCAGTCGAACATGCTGGTCTTCCTCAATCATTGGGACGAGCGCAGCACCAGCTCGCAGGACATCGCGCAGCTGGTCAATCGCAAGCTCGGCACCGTCGCCTCGCTGCGCGGCAACGGCGTCGTGCGCAGCTCGCTCGGACGCGGGCGCGGCCAGCCGATCGGCTTCGTCATCGCCGGCACGACCTATGAGGGCCTGGCCCGGGCGCGCGACCGCATCCTTACCGCGGCGCGCGACTTTCCGGGCATCGTCAATCTCGATGCCGACTACGTCGAAACCAAGCCGCAGCTCCTCATCGACGTCGACCGCCAGCGCGCGGGCGATCTCGGCATATCGGTCGCCGACGTCAGCCAGGCCCTGCAGACGCTGATGGGCTCGCGCCGCGTCTCGACCTATGTCCGAGACGGCGAGGAATACTATGTCATCGTCCAGGCCGACGACGCCAACCGCGACACCGAGGCCCGCCTCGATGGCGTCTACGTCCGCTCGCGCAGCGGCGAGTTGGTGCCACTGTCGAACCTCGTCAACGTCCACGAGAGCGCCACGGCACGCCAGCTCGGGCGGTTCAACAAGATGCGCGCGATCACGCTGCAGGGCGGCGTCGCGCCCGGCCATTCGCTCGGCACGGCGCTCGATTTCCTCGAGACCGAGGCGCGCAATTCGCCCGAGGTCCTCTCGGTCGGCTATCGCGGCGACAGCCTGGCCTTCAAGCAGACCGGCGGCTCGATATGGGCGGTCTTCGCGATCACCGTGCTGATCATCTATCTGCTGCTGGCGGCGCAGTTCGAAAGCTTCATCCACCCGGCGGTGATCGTCTCGGCCGTGCCGCTGGCCGTGGCGGGCGGCGTGATCGGGCTCTGGGCCACGGGCATGACGATCAACCTCTATAGCCAGATCGGCGTGGTCATGCTGGTCGGCCTCGCCGCGAAGAACGGCATTCTCATCGTCGAATATGCCAACCAGCTGCGCGATGCCGGCGCGAGCATCGACGAGGCGATCCGCGAAGCCTCGGCGCGGCGCCTGCGCCCGATCCTGATGACCTCACTGGCGACGGTTGCCGGCGCCGTGCCGCTGGCGCTCAGCCATGGAGCGGGTGCCGGTGCGCGCTCGGCGATCGGCGTGGTCGTGGTCTTCGGCGTAACGATCGCCACTGCGGTCACGCTCTACATCGTCCCGCTGCTCTATCGCTGGCTGGCGCCCTACACCTCGTCGCCGCAGACGATCAGCCGCCTGCTGCGCAAGATGATGCGCGGCCAGCCCAAGACGCCTGTCCCGGCGCCTGCCGAATAG
- a CDS encoding M20/M25/M40 family metallo-hydrolase encodes MLSGRIVAAFSALALLSEPAAAAPLRPDQQSFFELYKELVETNTTASVGSCTQAAAQLEARLRKAGFGDTELFSYAPPENPRHGNLVATMAGSDKNVPAVLLLAHLDVVEANRADWERDPFKLTEEGGFYFARGSTDDKSQAAIFTDTLIRLKQSGFKPRRMLKLALTCGEEGGTGSINGAEWLARNRPDLIAAGFALNEGGPGRMAADGGPLNLGVQVGEKAPRSFTLETTNKGGHSSVPVRDNAIYQLADAVLKVRELKFPLRLTPVTKLYFQRMGALRKDAMGAAMIKLAADPTDSAAEALVSSDRSFNSMLHTTCVATEIGGGHAINALPQRAKASINCRILPGETVEETEAALVGAIADPGVKITLVQEGLRTLAIPPTLDPAVMDPMERLTQKHFPGVPLIPMISTGATDSTWLGLVHIPTYGIPGLWTDPETVGTHGLNERVSIRALYEGRDYMFDLIKTYAASRE; translated from the coding sequence ATGCTGTCGGGACGTATCGTGGCAGCATTCTCCGCCCTTGCCCTGCTATCGGAACCTGCTGCTGCTGCGCCACTCCGCCCCGACCAGCAGAGCTTCTTCGAACTCTACAAGGAACTGGTCGAAACCAACACCACCGCCTCGGTCGGCAGTTGCACCCAGGCGGCGGCCCAGCTCGAAGCACGGCTGCGCAAGGCGGGGTTCGGGGACACCGAGCTGTTTTCCTACGCACCGCCTGAGAACCCCCGCCACGGCAATCTCGTCGCGACGATGGCGGGCAGCGACAAGAATGTCCCCGCGGTGCTGCTGCTCGCACATCTCGACGTCGTCGAAGCCAACCGCGCCGACTGGGAGCGCGACCCGTTCAAGCTGACCGAGGAAGGCGGCTTCTACTTCGCGCGCGGCTCGACCGACGACAAATCGCAGGCGGCGATCTTCACCGATACGTTGATCCGGCTCAAGCAGTCGGGCTTCAAGCCCCGCCGCATGCTGAAGCTGGCGCTCACCTGCGGCGAAGAAGGCGGTACCGGTTCGATCAACGGCGCCGAATGGCTGGCGCGCAACCGCCCAGACCTGATCGCCGCGGGCTTCGCGCTCAACGAGGGCGGGCCGGGACGCATGGCGGCCGACGGTGGCCCTTTGAACCTCGGCGTACAGGTTGGCGAGAAAGCCCCGCGCAGCTTCACGCTCGAAACCACGAACAAGGGCGGGCATAGCTCGGTGCCGGTCCGCGACAACGCGATCTACCAACTCGCCGACGCCGTGCTGAAAGTGCGCGAACTGAAGTTCCCGCTGCGGCTCACCCCCGTGACCAAGCTCTACTTCCAGCGCATGGGCGCCCTGCGCAAGGATGCGATGGGCGCGGCGATGATCAAGCTGGCGGCCGATCCCACGGACAGCGCGGCCGAAGCGCTGGTTTCGTCCGACCGGTCGTTCAACTCGATGCTGCACACCACCTGCGTCGCCACGGAGATCGGCGGCGGCCACGCGATCAACGCGCTGCCGCAGCGCGCGAAGGCCAGCATCAACTGCCGCATCCTGCCCGGCGAGACCGTAGAGGAGACCGAGGCCGCACTCGTTGGCGCGATCGCCGATCCCGGGGTCAAGATTACCCTCGTGCAGGAAGGCCTACGTACCCTGGCGATTCCGCCGACGCTCGATCCCGCGGTGATGGACCCAATGGAGCGGCTCACGCAGAAACATTTTCCGGGCGTACCGCTGATCCCGATGATTTCGACCGGGGCGACCGATTCCACCTGGCTGGGCCTCGTCCACATCCCGACTTACGGCATTCCCGGCCTCTGGACCGATCCCGAGACCGTCGGCACGCACGGGCTCAACGAACGCGTGTCGATCCGGGCGCTCTACGAGGGCCGCGACTATATGTTCGACCTGATCAAGACCTACGCCGCGAGCCGCGAGTAA
- a CDS encoding UrcA family protein, which produces MKYIGAAVAAACLFASAAVSAETSRENVSVNVSSADLDLTTQAGVAQLQNRIDKAIAAACNPGDRVGADLSPDYKCRREMAANVQPTMQQIAARATQSRFGSNTGL; this is translated from the coding sequence ATGAAGTACATCGGCGCCGCTGTCGCGGCTGCTTGCCTGTTCGCGTCCGCGGCTGTTTCGGCTGAAACCTCGCGCGAGAACGTTTCCGTCAATGTTTCGTCGGCTGACCTCGACCTGACCACGCAGGCTGGCGTGGCGCAGCTCCAGAACCGCATCGACAAGGCGATCGCCGCCGCGTGCAACCCGGGTGACCGGGTCGGCGCGGACCTTTCGCCCGACTACAAGTGCCGCCGCGAGATGGCGGCCAACGTGCAGCCCACGATGCAGCAGATCGCTGCCCGGGCGACGCAGAGCCGCTTCGGCTCGAACACGGGCCTCTAA
- a CDS encoding serine/threonine-protein kinase, with amino-acid sequence MAYSNKALPPGTVLREWRLEEVLGVGGFGIVYKGRGIYFDELVAIKEYFPSAISDRKDGDTVVPIDSAAEEVHALGLKKFVEEAKLLWNLSTPSRHPNIVSVRSLFEIHGTAYMVMDFEDGMSLSKILKQGQRFNEASLLALLRPIAEGLERAHRVGVLHRDIKPPNILVNEDGRPVLIDFGSARFEAADATSTKVTFHTPPYAAIEQYVKTYAQGPWTDIYALGVVLYECITGQKPPEVLERMHGGLGSPLADGDWPGYSRAFLKAIDAAMIVRPEERPQSISEWLALLSPEAGAAGARASDGEDDDTTRFVTYDTLTRRILPVAPPPPGFERVDDIEVPVPDSVSKAEFQQVGEDADAARQSELVPAGEEAVLDDGLSSAALVEPPAKPAPVSPIATNGSPADPPPPGKPVQSAAAMPSAPSPAAKPVKTSGGGKLPLVLGGVAVLAAGLGGGWYLLNGKSQTAASDAVSPIAGAPQPGATASAVPINLSDSTGFAQTLQALADEARKSGAPADAVNALAATAAQAGQTGQADIPGLAKSASTSFAQALLSDAERRAQRIARQLPWADPRRPNAARSESAERRGVHARLLQSSGALSAAAQSASTAADPSQAMASAQAALSSWRSFVSAQARAAATSPSIVVDQTGLSSGEVAAPASTPAAPVALPSSANQAVSGSKAQQLAGIVSSSREIAQKVIKMGRSARSNPRGSDDEKANYRTLQQNMQSAQGYLTYLNTLTNSMRGAKTDHDADRLIAQGEQTKRYLQLMESRSSAASR; translated from the coding sequence ATGGCGTACAGCAACAAGGCTCTTCCGCCCGGAACAGTTCTTCGGGAATGGCGCCTCGAAGAAGTCCTGGGTGTCGGTGGCTTTGGCATTGTCTACAAAGGCCGCGGCATCTATTTCGACGAGCTCGTGGCGATCAAGGAGTATTTCCCGAGCGCCATCAGCGATCGCAAGGACGGCGATACTGTCGTCCCGATCGATTCCGCCGCCGAGGAAGTCCACGCGCTCGGTCTCAAGAAATTCGTTGAGGAGGCCAAGCTCCTCTGGAACCTGTCGACGCCCTCGCGTCACCCCAACATCGTCAGCGTCCGCAGTCTGTTCGAAATCCACGGCACGGCCTACATGGTCATGGATTTCGAGGACGGCATGTCGCTATCCAAGATCCTCAAGCAGGGCCAGCGCTTCAACGAAGCCAGCCTGCTGGCGCTGCTCCGGCCGATTGCCGAGGGTCTGGAACGGGCGCACCGCGTCGGCGTCCTGCACCGTGATATCAAGCCGCCGAACATCCTGGTAAACGAAGACGGTCGGCCTGTCCTGATCGATTTCGGCTCGGCCCGCTTCGAAGCGGCGGATGCGACCAGCACCAAGGTCACCTTCCACACGCCGCCTTACGCTGCGATCGAGCAGTATGTGAAGACCTATGCCCAAGGCCCATGGACCGACATCTATGCCCTCGGCGTGGTGCTCTACGAATGCATCACCGGGCAGAAACCGCCCGAAGTGCTGGAGCGGATGCACGGCGGGCTGGGTAGCCCGCTCGCGGATGGCGACTGGCCAGGATACAGCCGCGCGTTCCTGAAAGCGATCGATGCAGCGATGATCGTCCGGCCCGAAGAACGGCCGCAGTCGATTTCGGAATGGCTGGCCCTACTCTCGCCGGAAGCTGGCGCTGCGGGGGCCCGTGCCTCGGATGGCGAGGATGACGATACCACGCGGTTCGTGACCTACGATACGCTTACCCGCCGGATTCTCCCGGTCGCGCCGCCACCGCCGGGGTTCGAGCGGGTCGACGACATCGAAGTGCCGGTTCCCGACAGCGTCAGCAAGGCCGAGTTCCAGCAGGTCGGCGAAGATGCCGATGCGGCCAGGCAGTCGGAACTGGTCCCGGCCGGCGAGGAAGCTGTGCTCGACGATGGGCTGTCGTCCGCTGCGCTCGTCGAACCTCCGGCCAAGCCTGCGCCGGTGTCGCCGATTGCCACCAACGGGAGTCCAGCCGATCCGCCGCCGCCCGGCAAGCCGGTTCAGTCTGCTGCCGCGATGCCTTCGGCGCCTTCGCCGGCGGCCAAGCCGGTCAAGACATCCGGCGGGGGCAAGCTGCCGCTCGTACTCGGTGGCGTGGCGGTCCTGGCCGCGGGACTGGGCGGTGGCTGGTACCTGCTGAACGGCAAGTCGCAAACGGCGGCGAGCGACGCCGTGAGTCCGATCGCCGGCGCTCCGCAGCCCGGTGCCACTGCTTCCGCGGTGCCGATCAACCTTTCCGACAGCACGGGCTTTGCGCAGACGCTGCAGGCGCTCGCGGACGAGGCGCGCAAGTCTGGTGCACCGGCCGACGCGGTGAACGCGCTGGCGGCGACCGCGGCGCAAGCGGGCCAGACTGGCCAGGCCGACATTCCCGGTCTGGCCAAGAGCGCCAGCACGAGCTTCGCGCAGGCTTTGCTCAGCGATGCCGAACGCCGCGCACAGCGGATCGCGCGGCAGCTGCCCTGGGCCGATCCGCGGCGGCCAAATGCCGCGCGTTCGGAAAGCGCCGAGCGGCGCGGCGTCCACGCAAGGTTGCTGCAGTCCAGCGGAGCGCTTTCGGCTGCCGCACAGTCGGCGAGTACTGCCGCGGATCCAAGTCAGGCGATGGCTTCGGCACAGGCGGCGCTCTCCAGCTGGCGCAGCTTCGTCTCGGCGCAGGCGAGGGCCGCGGCAACTTCACCTTCGATTGTGGTCGACCAGACAGGCTTGAGCTCGGGCGAAGTTGCTGCCCCCGCGAGTACGCCCGCCGCCCCGGTAGCATTGCCATCGAGCGCGAACCAAGCCGTCTCCGGCAGCAAGGCGCAGCAGTTGGCCGGCATCGTTTCCTCTAGTCGCGAGATCGCGCAGAAGGTCATCAAGATGGGCCGGTCTGCCCGGTCAAACCCCCGTGGTTCTGACGACGAGAAGGCCAATTATCGTACGCTGCAGCAGAACATGCAGAGCGCCCAAGGCTATCTGACTTATCTCAACACGCTGACCAATTCGATGCGCGGCGCGAAGACCGATCACGATGCCGACCGTCTGATCGCCCAAGGCGAGCAGACGAAGCGCTATCTGCAGCTCATGGAGTCGCGGTCCTCGGCAGCGTCGCGGTGA
- a CDS encoding helix-turn-helix transcriptional regulator produces MHFTRYRPDNTRPFSEYFNHIIEFDSNFDGFSCSEHLLDVPNPLADERMVQNARALLDTLPANARVRTLAEKTRHAISLMIGSEAPTLTSVARNLGVSARSLQRSLMDEGASFSELLKAARRDLAIRYVNTSSLPLSIVAEMVGFSDGSTFSRWFSREFGEGPLAWRIKRSQFRLH; encoded by the coding sequence GTGCATTTCACCAGGTATAGGCCGGACAACACTCGTCCATTCTCCGAATATTTCAATCATATCATTGAGTTCGATAGCAACTTCGACGGATTTTCCTGTTCGGAGCATTTGCTCGATGTCCCCAACCCGCTGGCGGATGAGCGCATGGTGCAGAACGCGCGAGCGTTGCTGGATACCTTGCCGGCAAATGCGCGGGTTCGCACCCTGGCAGAGAAGACGCGCCACGCCATCTCCCTGATGATCGGATCCGAAGCGCCTACGCTGACATCCGTCGCCAGAAATCTGGGCGTGAGCGCGCGTTCATTGCAGCGATCGTTGATGGATGAGGGGGCCAGTTTTTCGGAATTGCTGAAAGCGGCACGGCGAGATCTGGCGATACGTTATGTGAATACGTCTTCGCTACCGCTTTCGATCGTCGCGGAAATGGTCGGCTTCAGCGACGGAAGCACGTTCTCGCGGTGGTTCTCGCGCGAATTCGGCGAAGGCCCGCTCGCTTGGCGAATAAAGCGAAGCCAATTTCGCCTGCACTGA
- a CDS encoding STAS domain-containing protein, with amino-acid sequence MDVLITDVSGVTKVELNGRLDTANVNQVETSFIAGIVPQGQNTMIDLTQVTFIASLGIRMLLSAARVLTRRGAKFVMYGATPAVLDIIETTALSEVIPVLGSEADAMAAINA; translated from the coding sequence ATGGATGTTTTGATTACCGATGTTTCCGGCGTGACCAAAGTCGAGCTCAATGGGCGGCTCGACACGGCGAACGTCAATCAGGTCGAAACCTCGTTCATCGCCGGCATAGTACCCCAGGGCCAGAACACGATGATCGACCTGACCCAGGTCACTTTCATCGCTTCGCTGGGCATCCGCATGCTGCTGAGCGCGGCGCGCGTGCTGACGCGCCGTGGCGCCAAATTCGTGATGTACGGCGCAACGCCCGCCGTGCTCGACATCATCGAGACGACGGCACTGTCCGAGGTGATCCCTGTCCTGGGCAGCGAAGCAGACGCCATGGCCGCAATCAACGCTTGA
- a CDS encoding PP2C family protein-serine/threonine phosphatase produces the protein MVTSARLMDLIAGDRLHCLELAIGGDIERRHVVSPLGLKIGRTAPADVIIADSEVSRSHCLVALKGDELYVSDLNSTNGTFIDGVRVTGVAPLPVGSVLQVGSRTLKHEWRTRIEIDQSDDFDRDLQRAASYVKALLPPPSTEGPIRADWIYKPSTKLGGDAFGYGKLTDDLYVCYLVDVAGHGAGAAMHAVAIMNQLRQRSLPNTDMAQPELVLSTLNELFQMEDHDGLYFTIWYGVYDARTRRLNFASGGHHPAYLVPPDRPAAIPLRTRNIIIGAMPAMNFVRGSVTVPPGSSFYLFSDGVYEIIDKEGTQWTIEDFTSLILQPPVPGLSEPQRLYEAVCEQAQLTTLEDDFSLVVVTFD, from the coding sequence ATGGTTACAAGTGCCCGGCTGATGGACCTCATCGCCGGTGACCGCTTGCATTGTCTCGAGTTGGCGATCGGTGGCGACATCGAGAGGCGCCATGTCGTCAGCCCCTTGGGCCTAAAGATCGGGCGGACCGCACCCGCCGACGTCATCATTGCCGATTCCGAAGTATCGCGGTCGCACTGTCTGGTCGCGCTCAAGGGAGACGAGCTTTACGTTTCCGACCTCAATTCCACCAACGGTACATTCATCGACGGCGTCCGCGTCACCGGCGTCGCGCCGCTGCCGGTCGGGTCGGTGCTGCAGGTCGGCAGCCGCACGCTCAAGCATGAATGGCGCACGCGAATCGAGATCGATCAATCGGACGATTTCGACCGCGACCTGCAAAGGGCGGCGTCCTATGTGAAGGCGCTGCTGCCGCCGCCGTCGACCGAAGGGCCGATCAGGGCCGACTGGATCTACAAACCTTCGACCAAGCTGGGCGGCGACGCTTTCGGCTACGGCAAGCTGACCGACGACCTCTATGTCTGCTATCTGGTCGATGTCGCCGGGCACGGCGCGGGCGCGGCCATGCATGCCGTGGCGATCATGAACCAGCTGCGGCAACGATCGCTTCCCAACACCGACATGGCCCAGCCCGAACTGGTGCTGAGCACGCTCAACGAGCTGTTCCAGATGGAGGACCACGACGGCCTCTATTTCACCATCTGGTACGGGGTCTACGATGCCCGCACGCGGCGCCTGAACTTCGCCAGCGGCGGCCACCATCCGGCCTATCTGGTTCCGCCCGACCGGCCCGCGGCCATTCCGTTGCGCACACGCAACATCATCATCGGCGCTATGCCGGCGATGAATTTCGTCCGCGGATCGGTCACCGTACCGCCGGGCTCCTCATTCTATCTTTTTAGTGACGGCGTGTACGAAATCATTGACAAGGAAGGGACTCAATGGACGATTGAGGACTTCACGTCGTTGATCCTTCAGCCGCCCGTTCCAGGGCTCAGTGAACCGCAGCGGCTTTACGAGGCCGTCTGCGAACAGGCGCAGTTGACGACGCTGGAAGATGATTTTTCGCTCGTTGTCGTCACGTTCGACTGA